One window of the Lonchura striata isolate bLonStr1 chromosome 9, bLonStr1.mat, whole genome shotgun sequence genome contains the following:
- the CTBS gene encoding di-N-acetylchitobiase, translated as MGRPWGGWLLPVGLLQLLGPAGACPCRDPRLCRPVTGPAGSEVFVFDVGKETWKSYDWSKITTVAAFGKYDPELMCYAHSKGSRIVLKGDVPLQEIVDPAKRAAWISQQVDLAKKQYMDGINIDIEQEANETSPEYYALTELVKETTDAFHREIVGSQVTFDVAWSPACIDKRCYNYTGIAEACDFLFVMSYDEQSQIWTDCIAKANAPYLQTLAGYEEYIAMGIDPKKLVMGVPWYGYDYVCQNLSMDHVCSLPKVPFRGAPCSDAAGSQVPYAAIMKQVNSSLSGLLWDEVQKAPFYEYKDSVGQFHQVWFDDPQSISLKAAYVKSRGLRGIGMWNGNSLDYSREAVAEQQTQAMWQALTP; from the exons ATGGGGCGGCCGTGGGGCGGCTGGCTGCTGCCCGTcggcctcctgcagctgctgggcccTGCCGGCGCCTGCCCCTGCCGGGACCCGCGGCTGTGCCGGCCCGTCACGGGCCCCGCCGGCTCCGAG GTATTCGTGTTTGATGTGGGGAAGGAAACCTGGAAATCCTACGACTGGTCAAAAATTACCACTGTGGCAGCTTTTGGAAAGTACGATCCTGAGCTCATGTGCTATGCCCACTCCAAAGGCTCGAGGATAGTGCTGAAAG GTGATGTACCTCTTCAGGAAATTGTTGATCCTGCTAAAAGAGCAGCATGGATATCCCAACAGGTGGACCTTGCAAAGAAGCAGTATATGGATGGAATTAACATAGATATAGAGCAAGAAGCTAATGAAACCTCCCCTGAGTATTATGCATTAACAGAGCTTGTTAAAGAAACTACAGATGCTTTTCACAGAGAAATAGTTGGATCACAG GTAACGTTTGATGTGGCTTGGTCTCCGGCATGCATAGATAAAAGGTGCTACAACTACACTGGGATTGCAGAAGCCTGTGACTTCTTATTTGTGATGTCGTATGATGAACAGAGCCAGATCTGGACAGACTGTATTGCAAAAGCCAATGCTCCTTACCTGCAGACTTTAGCTG GATATGAAGAGTACATTGCTATGGGCATTGATCCTAAGAAGCTTGTGATGGGTGTCCCCTGGTATGGCTATGACTATGTCTGCCAAAATCTATCCATG gaTCATGTTTGTTCCCTTCCCAAAGTGCCTTTCCGTGGGGCTCCTTGCAGTGATGCTGCAGGGAGCCAGGTCCCCTATGCAGCCATCATGAAGCAGGTGAACAGTTCTCTttcagggctgctgtgggatgaGGTACAGAAAGCTCCATTTTATGAGTACAAG GATTCTGTTGGTCAATTCCACCAGGTATGGTTTGATGACCCTCAGAGCATCTCTCTAAAAGCAGCATATGTGAAGAGTCGAGGCTTAAGGGGCATTGGCATGTGGAATGGAAATAGTCTTGACTATTCGAGGGAAGCTGTAGCAGAACAACAAACTCAAGCAATGTGGCAAGCTCTGACACCATAA
- the LOC110468769 gene encoding vitellogenin-2 — protein sequence MKGLILALVFALVEGQKQDLEPVFHMGKTYLYSYESLIMHGLPDRSLAMAGVRLASKVEISRVSHSDHLLQIRSPKLEEHNGFWPINSFTPSSRLSETIAACLSQTFKFEYTEGKVGSIFAPEDCPVLCTNLVRGVLNMLQITIKKSQNVYELQEAGIEGICQTRYVIQDDSKNNRATISKSKDLMDCQDKAVKNLGMAYIRPCPTCPLKARNMKGTVTFTYKIKYDDSGASLMSAMSDQVYQISPFNEPNGAAVMEARQELSLVGTKRPPLSAPTSQLQKQGSLRYHFSGELLQMPIPLIRIKNPDLQLTETLRQLVQNNEKGATKEASAKFLQIVQLFRVATLDQIESLWLQFVNELPYRPWFLSAICAAGATDTFRFLKQKIHDKKLNIWEAAMALPLAFHFVTPNKETLEIASSFLTCPQIQKVLMHRIIVYLGYGSMVNKYCAQALLCPNELLQPLHDLATEATSKGDAKDMSLALKAMGNAGEPASIKRILKFLPTFSSAAASLPNRIHVDAVLALRKIARKDPAKVRELTLQVFLDSTLAPNVRMVACVVLFETKPALPTVTALASSLLTEPSLQVASFAYSHMKILAAGRIPQLYKLSAACNIAIKLLGPRLDRLSYRYSKVIQISDYSSQYQAGAIWRVYLMNSPSTMFPSDIITKVRGYYANTATDIIEVAFRSQGLTKLIRKQNIPFAEYDTYKTLKELGKSLLGWKELPPEDTLVSAYIKVLSQEIAFVDIDKDAIQQMMMSLAGSSDWQPVVKKVVEEFQRGISGRWTLPMVVGEMRHIVPTIAGLPLELGLCGAMVAQAAADVDVKVSPPVSDNFKPSQLWETKMDIHADIRPKAYFHMIAIMGINTQYFQSGFEYHAEFSANTTMKFDARINMKEKNLKIETLPCHQEVELAAVRSEAYAISRNMEEVDSEKKSRIFPKGEIPSTSDQLLQSTEGSLKPGSWKQSSIPNVISKGYQQGSEEVHHNNAGRRFYARRFCKKFESLGCSTCLSLKSQNSAVLRNTYLHKLFGEFEAKIILKPVHTDADIEKIQLEVQAGSKAASKIIEVSSSGSKEEGEASPYKDIKAKLKKILGIEDVFMAANKTRRRTKRINREYETADTGLWADPSAPHLSTSSSSSAASSADGRQPGDHHRKDEIKQSGKKRGSNSSSKSSSGSSASSRLCSSSSSQEDHSGDRHCSGDSEQQANPPVYQLLFKPADEQDTGGEILNISISSSSSSASDEDFSRAMSQPEFLGDSKPPILAAILRAIHRNQQPTGLQLVLYTDTQPKRWRIQMFGSSITGPSRWKVCADASVINYRKVSGSLKWGKDCQDYQIATQIATGQFAAYPAMQMKLEWLKVPSIIRTTARWFYSFLPGAAYVLGFSQKEQLGPSHQATLVMALTSPRTCDVVFKLPELTIYDTAISLPLPVPSHLGTPTAALPSSAWKVFSQATLSLIASLKGHCTVFQNKITTFNGVEFNYSMPANCYHVLVQDCSPELKFLVMVKRLEESADLTAVNVRLASHEVDMYVSDGLIQLKINGVQVPKDLPYASNSAASMLISSEKKGLTLKAPDYGIDKLYYDGHRLEIQLAFWMAGKTCGICGKYNAEIEREYQTPSGYLAKDAVSFGHSWIISEDPCAGACKLERKLVKSEKPISFEKTAAKCFSVEPVLRCVKGCSATQTVPVSVGFHCVPADSALSLDGQPRLDQKSEDAVSSVSAHTACSCQQQACPA from the exons ATGAAGGGACTCATCCTGGCCCTGGTGTTCGCCCTCGTGG AGGGCCAGAAGCAGGACCTTG agCCTGTTTTTCATATGGGCAAGACCTACCTGTATAGCTATGAGAGTCTCATTATGCATGGGCTCCCTGACAGAagcctggccatggcaggggtgagGCTGGCCAGCAAGGTGGAGATCAGCCGTGTGTCTCACAGCGACCACCTCCTGCAG ATTCGATCACCAAAGCTGGAGGAACACAATGGCTTCTGGCCCATCAACTCCTTCACTCCATCTTCAAGGCTCTCAGAAACCATTGCTGCATGTCTCAGCCAGACCTTTAAGTTTGAATACACTGAAGGAAAGGTTGGAAGTATTTTTGCCCCTGAGGACTGCCCCGTTCTGTGCACTAACCTAGTGAGAGGGGTTCTGAACATGCTGCAGATAACCATCAAAAAATCACAAAACGTGTATGAGCTACaagag GCTGGGATTGAAGGCATCTGCCAAACCAGATATGTTATCCAGGATGACAGCAAGAATAACCGTGCCACCATTTCCAAAAGCAAGGACCTGATGGACTGCCAGGATAAAGCAGTGAAGAACCTGGGAATGGCATACATccggccctgccctacctgcccCCTG AAAGCCAGAAACATGAAGGGCACTGTGACATTCACCTACAAGATCAAGTATGATGACAGCGGGGCATCACTGATGTCTGCTATGTCAGACCAGGTGTACCAGATCTCTCCTTTCAATGAGCCCAATGGGGCAGCAGTCATGGAGGCAAG ACAAGAGCTGTCTTTGGTTGGGACTAAAAGGCCTCCTCTCAGTGCACCAACATCTCAGCTGCAAAAACAGGGGAGTCTTCGTTATCATTTCTCAGGAGAGCTACTCCAGATGCCAATTCCTCTAATAAGGATAAAAAATCCAGATTTGCAG TTAACAGAGACACTGCGGCAATTAGTTCAGAATAACGAGAAAGGAGCCACTAAAGAAGCTTCAGCCAAGTTCTTACAAATAGTCCAGCTTTTTCGTGTAGCAACCCTTGATCAAATCGAGTCTTTGTGGCTGCAGTTTGTCAATGAACTCCCCTACAG GCCCTGGTTCCTGAGCGccatctgtgctgctggagctacTGACACGTTCAGATTCCTGAAACAAAAAATCCATGACAAGAAGCTGAACATCTGGGAAGCAGCAATGGCTCTCCCTCTCGCCTTCCATTTTGTTACACCAAACAAAGAAACCCTGGAAATTGCCTCA AGTTTTCTGACCTGTCCCCAAATTCAGAAAGTACTGATGCATAGGATAATTGTTTACCTAGGATATGGCAGCATGGTGAATAAATACTGCGCTCAGGCTTTACTATGTCCAAATGAACTCCTTCAG CCACTCCACGACCTTGCTACTGAAGCCACCAGCAAAGGTGATGCCAAAGACATGTCTTTGGCCCTGAAAGCCATGGGCAATGCAGGAGAGCCAGCCAGTATCAAACGCATCCTGAAGTTTTTGCCAACATTTTCCTCAGCTGCAGCTTCACTACCAAACAGAATTCATGTTGATGCTGTGCTGGCCTTAAGGAAAATTGCAAGAAAAGACCCTGCAAAA GTAAGGGAGCTCACCCTCCAGGTCTTTCTGGACAGCACGCTTGCTCCCAATGTCCGAATGGTGGCTTGTGTTGTTCTCTTTGAAACCAAGCCTGCTCTTCCAACAGTAACAGCTCTGGCCAGCTCGCTGCTCACAGAGCCCAGCCTGCAAGTTGCCAGTTTTGCATATTCACACATGAAGATTTTGGCAGCAGGCAGGATCCCACAGCTCTATAAACT ATCTGCTGCTTGCAACATTGCCATCAAACTCCTGGGCCCCAGACTTGACAGGCTGAGCTATCGCTACAGCAAGGTCATTCAGATCAGCGACTATTCTT CCCAGTATCAGGCTGGTGCCATTTGGAGGGTCTATCTAATGAACAGTCCCAGCACCATGTTTCCATCTGATATAATCACAAAAGTAAGAGGCTATTATGCAAACACTGCAACGGATATTATTGAG GTGGCTTTCCGGTCACAAGGCTTAACCAAGCTTATAAGGAAACAGAACATTCCCTTTGCTGAGTATGACACGTACAAGAccctgaaggagctggggaaatCG CTTCTGGGATGGAAAGAACTGCCACCTGAAGACACCCTGGTATCTGCATACATCAAAGTATTGAGTCAAGAGATTGCCTTTGTTGACATTGACAAAGATGCCATTCAACAGATGATGATG AGTCTAGCTGGATCATCAGACTGGCAGCCAGTGGTGAAAAAAGTGGTGGAGGAGTTCCAGAGAGGCATTTCGGGGCGATGGACCCTGCCAATGGTGGTGGGTGAGATGCGGCACATTGTGCCCACCATCGCTGGCCTGccgctggagctggggctgtgcggggccaTGGTGGCCCAGGCTGCGGCCGACG tGGATGTAAAGGTGTCACCACCAGTATCTGACAATTTTAAACCCTCACAGTTGTGGGAAACCAAGATGGATATTCATGCTGACATCAGACCAAA AGCATATTTTCATATGATTGCAATAATGGGGATTAATACACAGTACTTTCAGAGTGGTTTTGAGTATCATGCAGAGTTCAGTGCCAACACTACAATGAAATTTGATGCCAGGATaaatatgaaagagaaaaatttgaAGATTGAAACCCTTCCCTGCCATCAAGAGGTTGAGCTCGCAGCTGTAAG GAGTGAAGCTTATGCTATTTCAAGGAACATGGAAGAAGTAGATTCTGAAAAGAAATCTCGGATTTTCCCCAAAGGAGAAATACCAAGTACCTCTGACCAGCTACTGCAGTCAACAGAAGGATCTTTAAAACCTGGTAGCTGGAAG CAAAGCAGCATACCTAATGTGATATCCAAAGGATACCAGCAAGGTTCAGAAGAGGTACATCACAACAATGCAGGAAGAAGATTTTATGCACGCAGGTTCTGTAAAAAATTTGAAAGTTTGGGATGTTCTACTTGTCTCAGCCTTAAATCACAAAATTCTGCTGTCTTAAGAAATACCTATCTGCACAAATTATTTGGAGAATttgaagcaaaaataattttaaagccaG TTCATACAGATGCTGATATTGAAAAAATACAGCTGGAGGTTCAAGCAGGATCCAAAGCAGCTTCAAAAATAATTGAGGTATCAAGCTCAGGTTcaaaggaagagggagaggcATCTCCATACAAGGACATTAAGGCTAAACTGAAGAAGATTCTAGGCATTGAAGATGTGTTCATG GCTGCAAATAAAACCCGGCGCCGCACAAAGCGGATTAACCGAGAGTACGAGACTGCAGACACAGGCCTGTGGGCAGACCCCAGCGCACCCCACCTCTCCACttcatcctcctcttctgctgcttcctctgctgATGGCAGACAGCCTGGAGATCATCACAGGAAAGATGAAATAAAGCAGTCTGGGAAGAAGCGTGGCAGCAAtagcagcagcaagagcagcagtgggagctcTGCTAGCAGCAgactgtgcagcagcagcagcagccaagagGACCACTCTGGGGACAGGCACTGTAGTGGGGACAGTGAACAACAG GCAAACCCACCTGTTTACCAGCTTTTGTTTAAGCCAGCAGATGAACAG GACACAGGAGGGGAAATCCTGAACATCAGCATcagctcttcctcttcctcagctaGTGATGAAGATTTCTCTAGAGCCATGTCTCAG CCTGAATTCTTGGGAGACAGCAAGCCACCAATACTGGCTGCAATTCTTCGTGCCATCCACAGAAACCAGCAGCCAACAGGACTGCAGCTTGTCCTGTACACTGATACACAGCCCAAGAGGTGGAGAATACAGATGTTTGGTTCAAGCATCACAGGACCAAGCAGATGGAAAGTCTGTGCTGATGCTTCAGTAATAAATTACCGAAAAGTATCA GGTTCTCTTAAATGGGGTAAAGATTGCCAGGACTATCAGATTGCTACTCAGATTGCAACAGGGCAATTTGCTGCTTATCCAGCTATGCAGATGAAGCTGGAGTGGCTAAAAGTGCCTTCAATAATCCGAACAACTGCAAGATG gttttactCATTTCTTCCAGGAGCTGCTTATGTGCTTGGATTTTCCCAAAAGGAACAGCTTGGTCCCTCTCACCAGGCAACCTTGGTCATGGCTTTGACATCCCCAAGAACCTGTGATGTTGTCTTTAAGTTGCCAGAG CTCACAATTTACGACACGGCCATCAGTCTCCCCCTGCCAGTCCCTTCACATCTGGGTACACCCACTGCAGCATTACCATCCTCTGCATGGAAGGTCTTTTCCCAAGCAACACTTTCACTCATTGCAAGTCTTAAAG gtcaCTGTACAGTTTTCCAAAATAAGATCACAACCTTCAATGGCGTTGAATTTAACTATTCAATGCCTGCAAATTGCTACCATGTCTTGGTGCAGGACTGTAGTCCAGAGCTCAAATTCCTGGTGATGGTGAAAAGGCTTGAAGAGTCTGCTGACCTTACAGCAGTAAATGTCAGACTTGCCAGCCA TGAGGTGGACATGTATGTTTCCGATGGACTCATCCAGTTGAAGATTAATGGTGTCCAAGTCCCGAAAGATCTTCCATACGCATCTAATTCTG CTGCAAGCATGCTGATCAGTAGTGAAAAGAAAGGACTGACACTAAAAGCCCCAGATTATGGCATAGATAAACTATACTATGATGGGCATAGACTTGAG ATTCAACTTGCTTTCTGGATGGCTGGAAAAACATGTGGCATTTGTGGAAAATACAATGCTGAGATAGAAAGAGAATATCAAACGCCCAGTGGATATTTAGCTAAAGATGCTGTGAGTTTTGGTCACTCTTGGATCATCTCAGAAGACCCCTGTGCTGGAG CTTGCAAGCTAGAGCGCAAACTTGTCAAAAGTGAGAAGCCAATTTCATTTGAGAAGACAGCAGCAAAATGCTTCTCCGTGGAGCCAGTCCTTCGCTGTGTGAAAGGCTGCTCAGCAACCCAGACTGTTCCTGTGTCTGTGGGCTTCCACTGCGTTCCAGCCG ACTCCGCTCTCAGCCTGGACGGGCAGCCTAGGCTGGACCAGAAATCCGAGGACGCCGTGAGCTCAGTCTCCGCTCACACCGcgtgctcctgccagcagcaggcgTGCCCGGCCTGA